One genomic segment of Trichococcus shcherbakoviae includes these proteins:
- the folD gene encoding bifunctional methylenetetrahydrofolate dehydrogenase/methenyltetrahydrofolate cyclohydrolase FolD: protein METIIMDGKGLAKKMQDQMKEQVAALTAEGKTPGLCVILVGEDKASQVYVRNKEKQSEAMGMNSRVVRLAADISETDLLAEVEKQNQDDSMHGILVQLPLPKHIDEQKVLRAIRYEKDVDGFHPMNVGNFFLGNESALPCTPYGIMKILEEYNIELEGKKALVIGRSNIVGKPMSIMLMNENATVTIAHSRTKNLKELAKEADILVAAIGRGHFVTADFIKEGAVVIDVGMNRSAEGKLIGDVDTAAAMGIASHITPVPGGVGPMTITMLLQQTIDKGK from the coding sequence ATGGAAACGATTATCATGGATGGAAAAGGCTTAGCAAAAAAAATGCAGGATCAGATGAAAGAACAGGTAGCAGCATTGACAGCAGAAGGGAAAACCCCGGGTCTTTGCGTCATTTTGGTCGGCGAAGATAAAGCAAGCCAAGTCTATGTCCGCAATAAAGAGAAGCAATCCGAAGCAATGGGTATGAATTCACGTGTCGTTCGTCTTGCAGCAGACATTTCCGAAACAGATCTCCTGGCAGAAGTTGAAAAACAGAACCAAGATGACAGCATGCACGGCATTTTGGTTCAGCTGCCCTTGCCGAAACACATAGATGAACAAAAAGTTTTGCGCGCCATCCGTTACGAGAAGGATGTGGATGGTTTCCATCCGATGAACGTCGGCAACTTCTTCCTGGGCAATGAATCAGCTTTGCCATGCACACCGTACGGCATCATGAAAATTTTGGAAGAATACAACATCGAACTTGAAGGTAAAAAAGCATTAGTGATCGGCCGCAGCAATATCGTCGGCAAACCGATGTCCATCATGCTTATGAACGAAAATGCGACAGTCACGATTGCCCATTCACGCACTAAAAACCTGAAAGAATTGGCTAAAGAAGCCGACATCCTGGTTGCAGCGATCGGCAGAGGCCATTTCGTCACTGCTGATTTCATCAAAGAGGGCGCAGTCGTAATCGACGTAGGGATGAACCGCAGTGCAGAAGGTAAATTGATCGGCGACGTGGACACGGCCGCTGCAATGGGCATCGCAAGCCATATCACGCCAGTTCCAGGCGGTGTCGGTCCGATGACCATCACGATGCTGTTGCAACAAACAATCGATAAAGGAAAATAA
- the nusB gene encoding transcription antitermination factor NusB: MSTSHLTRREIREKALQALFQLKTNEELTPEEAIKQAVLSDSEEWNSEEDVEIQDYPYLVTLVHGVLDNQAAIDEAIQPYLKNWTVGRLAKADALIMQIAAYEMLLGDTEQVPQRVALNEAIEISKLYCDEQSSKFINGVLSNLIPKTENP; the protein is encoded by the coding sequence GTGAGCACTTCCCATTTAACCAGAAGAGAAATCCGTGAAAAGGCGCTCCAAGCCCTTTTTCAATTGAAAACGAACGAAGAATTGACCCCTGAAGAAGCCATCAAGCAAGCGGTTTTGAGCGATTCAGAGGAGTGGAACAGCGAAGAGGATGTCGAAATCCAGGATTATCCTTATTTGGTCACATTAGTGCATGGTGTGTTGGATAATCAAGCGGCGATCGATGAAGCGATCCAACCTTACCTGAAGAACTGGACTGTGGGCAGATTGGCCAAAGCAGATGCTTTGATCATGCAGATTGCTGCTTATGAAATGCTGTTGGGAGATACGGAACAAGTACCTCAAAGGGTAGCGTTGAATGAAGCAATCGAGATTTCAAAGCTTTATTGCGATGAACAATCGAGCAAATTCATCAATGGCGTATTGTCCAACCTCATTCCTAAAACGGAAAATCCTTAA
- the recN gene encoding DNA repair protein RecN, whose amino-acid sequence MLQELSIKNFAIIENLQVSFDEGMTVLTGETGAGKSIIIDAVGLLAGGRGSNDLIRYGENKTVIQGLFSIPENAKTVSVLESYGIEADGNQVLLQRELSRNGKNISRVNGTIVTVATLREVGETLIDIHGQNEHQELMDPQKHIDLLDQFAGNELREVKMTYLNTYSKYVDTRKQLIQLKTDEKETVQRIDLLTFQIKEIEQAQLKDPEEDEKLEEERNLLVNYQKVMQALTSAYDSMQNSEENGIDKIGLGMAALEKVQDINPVYQAIASSVSAAYYQLQECAGDILSEIEQLSYDEGRLNEIENRLELIRQLKRKYGNTISEVLGHYEKISQELDLIENRESYLEKLNVDYNKAKEEILAIGKQLTAIRGKAAVVLEEQIQLQLKELYMEKVLFKTVFHVQPGKLAITDNGLDHVEFYIATNVGEPLKALAKVASGGELSRMMLAMKAIFTKTQGITSIIFDEVDTGVSGRVAQAIANKIHLVASYSQVLCITHLPQVAAMADQHLYIEKEIIADRTKTHVKPLFGPERINEVARMLAGTDITELSLAHAKELLQLADTEKNKA is encoded by the coding sequence ATGTTACAAGAGTTGTCCATTAAAAATTTTGCAATAATTGAAAATCTTCAAGTGAGTTTCGACGAGGGTATGACTGTGCTGACTGGGGAAACCGGAGCAGGGAAATCCATCATCATCGATGCCGTCGGTCTGTTGGCAGGCGGAAGAGGATCCAACGATTTGATTCGATACGGCGAAAACAAGACGGTCATCCAAGGGCTTTTCAGTATTCCCGAAAACGCCAAGACAGTGTCCGTGTTGGAATCGTATGGAATAGAAGCGGATGGGAACCAAGTTCTGCTGCAACGGGAACTTTCCCGGAACGGTAAGAACATTTCCCGCGTCAACGGCACAATCGTAACGGTTGCGACTCTGCGCGAAGTCGGCGAAACGCTGATCGATATCCACGGACAGAACGAGCATCAAGAATTGATGGATCCACAAAAACATATTGACCTGCTGGATCAGTTCGCCGGGAATGAACTGAGAGAAGTCAAAATGACATATCTCAATACTTATTCCAAATATGTGGATACACGTAAGCAATTGATCCAATTGAAGACAGACGAGAAAGAAACAGTCCAAAGAATCGACTTGTTGACTTTCCAAATCAAGGAAATCGAGCAAGCGCAGTTGAAAGATCCTGAAGAGGATGAAAAACTGGAAGAAGAACGGAACCTGCTCGTCAATTATCAAAAAGTCATGCAAGCTTTAACGAGTGCGTACGATTCAATGCAGAACAGCGAAGAGAACGGCATCGACAAAATCGGTCTCGGCATGGCGGCGTTGGAAAAAGTGCAGGACATCAATCCGGTCTATCAGGCAATCGCATCCTCGGTATCGGCAGCGTATTACCAACTGCAGGAATGCGCCGGGGACATCCTGTCAGAGATCGAGCAATTGTCCTACGATGAAGGGCGCTTGAACGAAATCGAGAACCGATTGGAATTGATCCGCCAGTTGAAGCGGAAATACGGAAACACAATCAGTGAAGTGCTGGGGCATTACGAAAAGATATCCCAAGAGCTGGATCTGATCGAAAACCGGGAAAGCTACCTTGAGAAACTCAATGTGGACTACAATAAAGCAAAAGAAGAGATTTTGGCTATCGGCAAACAACTGACAGCCATCCGCGGAAAAGCCGCAGTCGTTCTGGAAGAACAGATCCAACTGCAGTTAAAGGAACTTTACATGGAAAAGGTCCTTTTCAAGACTGTTTTCCATGTACAACCTGGGAAGCTTGCGATTACGGATAACGGGTTGGACCACGTGGAATTCTATATCGCTACGAACGTCGGCGAACCCCTGAAAGCATTGGCCAAGGTGGCCAGCGGCGGCGAACTCTCACGGATGATGTTGGCCATGAAGGCTATCTTTACCAAAACGCAAGGCATCACCAGCATCATCTTTGATGAGGTTGATACAGGTGTTTCGGGCAGGGTAGCGCAAGCGATAGCCAATAAGATCCACTTGGTGGCCAGTTACTCGCAGGTGCTCTGCATCACGCATCTTCCGCAGGTGGCAGCGATGGCGGATCAGCATCTCTATATAGAAAAAGAGATCATTGCCGATCGGACAAAGACGCATGTCAAACCGCTGTTCGGGCCTGAACGCATCAACGAAGTCGCACGCATGTTGGCGGGTACCGATATCACGGAGCTCTCATTGGCCCACGCAAAAGAATTGCTGCAGTTGGCCGATACCGAAAAAAACAAAGCTTGA
- a CDS encoding Asp23/Gls24 family envelope stress response protein has translation MMEETNIPLANGPAPLGEIEIAPEVIEVIAGIAANEVEGVYAMQGSFKTGVNELLGRTAHNKGVHLTVDENGLAVDVYCYIKYGTSVPKVALDMQEKVKEQVLYMSNLEVSQVNVHVVGLVAPKSEDNAYLDLDTELGENA, from the coding sequence ATGATGGAAGAAACAAACATTCCTTTAGCAAACGGTCCGGCTCCGCTGGGAGAGATTGAAATTGCTCCTGAAGTGATTGAAGTGATCGCGGGAATTGCAGCGAATGAAGTAGAAGGTGTTTATGCGATGCAAGGGTCTTTCAAGACTGGCGTCAATGAATTATTGGGACGCACTGCCCATAACAAAGGTGTACATTTGACAGTCGACGAAAATGGTTTGGCGGTTGATGTGTACTGTTACATCAAGTACGGGACTTCAGTACCGAAAGTCGCTTTGGATATGCAAGAAAAAGTGAAGGAGCAAGTCCTTTACATGAGCAATCTAGAAGTTTCACAAGTGAACGTCCATGTGGTTGGCCTTGTCGCACCGAAGTCCGAAGACAATGCCTATCTTGATTTGGATACAGAATTGGGGGAGAATGCGTGA
- the efp gene encoding elongation factor P: MISVNDFKTGLTIEIDGGLWKVVDFQHVKPGKGAAFVRSKLKNLRTGAVQEKTFRAGEKVGKAHIANRKMQFLYESAGAYVFMDTENYEQIELNASQIEYELNYLKENMEVNILMYETETIGVDLPNTVILRVEETEPGIKGDTASGGSKPAKMETGLMVNVPFFVNADDMLIVNTTDGSYVSRA, encoded by the coding sequence ATGATTTCAGTAAATGATTTTAAGACAGGCCTGACGATCGAAATTGATGGAGGGTTATGGAAAGTTGTCGATTTCCAACACGTAAAGCCAGGTAAAGGTGCGGCTTTCGTCCGTTCAAAATTGAAGAATCTTCGCACAGGAGCTGTGCAGGAAAAAACTTTCCGTGCGGGTGAAAAAGTCGGGAAAGCGCATATCGCGAACCGCAAAATGCAATTTCTGTACGAGAGTGCCGGTGCTTATGTCTTCATGGACACAGAAAACTATGAACAGATCGAATTGAATGCAAGCCAAATCGAATATGAATTGAACTATCTGAAAGAAAACATGGAAGTCAACATCCTGATGTACGAAACAGAAACAATCGGTGTCGATCTTCCGAACACAGTAATCCTGCGAGTGGAAGAAACTGAGCCAGGCATCAAGGGAGATACAGCTTCAGGCGGTTCAAAACCTGCTAAAATGGAGACTGGATTGATGGTCAACGTACCATTCTTCGTGAATGCGGATGATATGCTTATCGTCAACACAACAGACGGTTCTTACGTATCCCGCGCATAA
- a CDS encoding TlyA family RNA methyltransferase, which produces MEKERLDLLVVQQGLTDSREKAKRLIMAGQIYDENNQRYDKPGEKISVEKTLHIKGETLKYVSRGGLKLEKAIALFQVDPKDKIFLDIGSSTGGFTDVALQNGAKLCYALDVGYNQLDWKLRQDERVEVMERVNFRYSKLEDFEKGQPEMASIDVSFISLKLILPVLKEIIAVGGDVVALIKPQFEAGRGKIGKKGIVSDPAVHNEVLKDILDFASLTGFDVKNLSFSPITGGTGNIEFLVHLQANEHAPGIVSPEIDSPQIVKEAYLQLKSKSISISDK; this is translated from the coding sequence ATGGAAAAAGAAAGATTGGATTTACTTGTAGTACAACAGGGCTTGACAGATTCCCGTGAAAAAGCTAAAAGATTGATCATGGCTGGGCAAATCTATGACGAAAACAACCAGCGTTACGACAAACCAGGCGAAAAGATTTCCGTTGAGAAAACCCTCCATATAAAAGGAGAAACATTGAAATACGTGAGCCGTGGCGGATTGAAACTTGAGAAAGCCATCGCTTTATTCCAAGTGGACCCCAAGGACAAAATCTTTTTGGATATCGGCAGTTCAACGGGTGGCTTTACGGATGTCGCGCTGCAAAATGGGGCGAAGCTTTGTTATGCGTTGGATGTTGGCTACAATCAATTGGATTGGAAATTGCGCCAGGATGAACGCGTCGAGGTCATGGAGCGGGTGAATTTCCGTTACAGCAAGCTGGAGGATTTTGAAAAAGGGCAGCCGGAGATGGCTTCCATTGACGTATCCTTCATTTCACTGAAACTGATTTTGCCGGTTCTGAAAGAAATCATCGCAGTCGGTGGAGACGTCGTTGCGCTGATCAAACCGCAGTTCGAAGCCGGAAGAGGGAAGATCGGCAAAAAAGGCATTGTCAGTGATCCAGCAGTCCATAATGAAGTGTTGAAGGATATTTTGGATTTTGCTTCCCTGACCGGATTCGATGTGAAAAATCTGAGCTTCTCTCCTATCACTGGTGGAACCGGAAACATCGAATTTTTGGTTCATTTACAGGCCAATGAGCATGCGCCAGGTATCGTCTCTCCAGAAATCGACAGCCCGCAGATTGTCAAAGAGGCTTATCTGCAGCTAAAAAGCAAATCAATCTCAATTTCCGATAAATAG
- a CDS encoding exodeoxyribonuclease VII small subunit yields MKAEKKVSFEEAMNQLEAIVTRLEAGDVPLEEALEQFKVGMDLSKYCQDTLNNAEKTLTKIINPDGSEANFEELATQPEGE; encoded by the coding sequence ATGAAGGCCGAAAAGAAAGTAAGTTTTGAAGAAGCGATGAACCAATTAGAAGCTATTGTAACAAGACTGGAAGCAGGGGATGTTCCATTGGAAGAGGCATTGGAGCAATTCAAGGTCGGGATGGATCTCAGCAAGTATTGCCAAGATACTTTGAACAATGCTGAAAAAACGCTGACGAAAATCATCAACCCGGATGGCTCGGAAGCGAATTTTGAAGAGCTGGCAACCCAACCCGAAGGAGAATGA
- a CDS encoding Xaa-Pro peptidase family protein encodes MSRVSKLQAAIKAKKMDAMLVTSQYNLRYVSNFTGTTGLAVITQEEAFFVTDFRYTQQAASQAQGFQIIQNKGPIFDEVKKIVEEKGLSSLGFEDAIMSFRSVEDLEDMVTCDLIPASGIIEELREVKDEAEIQTIRRACEITDAGFVFILDHIRPGVSEIEIANRLDFHMRELGASGVSFETIVASGIRSAMPHGVASPKLIEKGDFVTLDFGCYYNGYVSDMTRTVSVGQPHAELKKVYEIVLAAQLRVNATAKAGMTGIEVDSVARDYITEQGYGDAFGHSNGHGIGLEIHEGPNTSQKAGKVLVPGNVITNEPGIYLAGLGGVRIEDDLVIRDNGNEILTHSPKELFIL; translated from the coding sequence ATGAGTAGAGTCTCAAAATTGCAGGCTGCCATCAAAGCGAAGAAGATGGATGCAATGCTGGTGACAAGTCAATATAACTTACGTTATGTTTCCAATTTTACGGGTACGACCGGTTTGGCGGTCATCACTCAAGAGGAAGCTTTTTTTGTGACCGACTTCCGTTATACCCAGCAAGCTGCATCACAGGCGCAGGGTTTTCAGATTATTCAGAATAAAGGACCGATATTCGATGAAGTGAAAAAGATCGTGGAGGAAAAGGGCCTCTCATCACTAGGTTTCGAAGACGCCATCATGTCTTTCCGTAGTGTTGAGGATCTGGAGGACATGGTGACGTGCGATCTGATTCCTGCTTCAGGCATCATCGAGGAATTGCGGGAAGTCAAAGACGAAGCAGAAATTCAGACTATCAGACGGGCTTGTGAAATTACGGATGCCGGATTTGTGTTCATCCTTGACCACATCCGTCCGGGGGTTTCGGAAATAGAGATCGCCAACCGCCTGGATTTCCACATGCGCGAATTGGGAGCGAGTGGCGTTTCTTTCGAAACGATTGTCGCCAGCGGCATCCGTTCCGCTATGCCGCATGGTGTGGCCAGTCCGAAGTTGATCGAAAAAGGCGACTTCGTGACACTGGATTTCGGTTGCTATTACAATGGCTATGTTTCGGATATGACCCGCACAGTTTCAGTGGGGCAACCGCATGCAGAATTGAAGAAGGTTTACGAGATTGTTCTGGCTGCCCAATTGCGTGTGAATGCAACGGCAAAAGCGGGTATGACCGGCATCGAAGTCGACAGTGTCGCACGCGATTACATTACGGAACAAGGGTACGGAGATGCGTTCGGCCACTCCAACGGACATGGAATCGGTTTGGAGATACATGAGGGACCGAATACATCGCAAAAAGCCGGAAAAGTGCTTGTGCCAGGCAATGTCATCACGAATGAACCGGGAATCTATCTCGCCGGTCTTGGCGGTGTCCGGATTGAAGACGATCTTGTGATCCGCGATAACGGCAACGAGATTTTGACACATTCTCCAAAAGAATTGTTTATTTTGTAA
- a CDS encoding farnesyl diphosphate synthase has protein sequence MNLSEFKSEWIPRFDAFLYSELDARVPSQENLHKAMAYSLMGGGKRIRPLLVLATISLANSEISEGFAAAAALEYIHTYSLIHDDLPAMDDDDYRRGRLTSHKVFGESTAILAGDALLTAAFEILAESSVISADKKIKLIGLLAKASGPNGMIAGQMDDVEGEKKALTLEELKHVHDNKTGALIRYAVTAGCLIADADEPFITEMERFSRHLGLAYQIHNDLKDVVLDEAETGKTIHHDAALNKNTYPSLLGVTGSIHQLNGVIRQAEDCLDRVALSNGDAEDKIDVFRQLLDYVRI, from the coding sequence ATGAATCTTAGCGAATTTAAATCGGAATGGATTCCTCGATTCGATGCTTTCCTCTACTCGGAGTTGGATGCACGTGTGCCTTCGCAAGAAAATCTGCACAAAGCGATGGCGTATTCTTTAATGGGGGGCGGAAAAAGAATTCGCCCTCTTTTAGTGTTGGCGACCATTTCGTTGGCAAACAGTGAAATTTCGGAGGGCTTCGCAGCTGCAGCCGCTTTGGAATATATCCATACTTATTCCTTAATCCATGATGATCTGCCTGCTATGGATGATGATGATTACAGACGGGGGCGCTTAACTTCCCATAAAGTATTCGGAGAATCCACCGCCATCCTTGCAGGGGACGCGTTGCTGACTGCTGCTTTCGAAATCCTTGCGGAATCCTCTGTCATTTCGGCAGACAAAAAAATCAAACTGATCGGCTTATTAGCGAAAGCCTCGGGTCCGAACGGAATGATCGCCGGACAGATGGATGATGTAGAGGGTGAAAAGAAGGCGCTGACACTAGAAGAGTTGAAGCACGTGCACGATAACAAGACCGGCGCATTGATAAGATACGCTGTCACTGCGGGATGTCTCATCGCGGATGCGGATGAACCGTTCATAACCGAGATGGAAAGATTCTCCAGACACTTGGGTTTGGCTTACCAGATCCACAATGATCTAAAGGATGTCGTGTTGGATGAGGCCGAGACGGGCAAAACCATCCATCATGATGCCGCATTGAACAAAAATACATACCCATCGTTATTGGGTGTCACCGGATCCATCCACCAACTGAACGGCGTGATCCGCCAAGCGGAAGACTGCCTGGACCGAGTGGCACTTTCCAATGGCGATGCGGAAGATAAAATAGATGTATTCCGCCAATTATTGGACTATGTCAGAATATAA
- the miaA gene encoding tRNA (adenosine(37)-N6)-dimethylallyltransferase MiaA, with the protein MSETTKRKLSKIMVIVGPTAVGKTALSIRLAKKYNGEIINGDSMQVYKGLDIGTAKVTEEEAEGIPHHLLDIVPIEQDYTASDFKRDARLAIEAIIARGKLPIVVGGSGLYIEGLLFDMQFGGVAAEDLHYRKQLEAELERTDAMHVWKQLQGQDPKAAEQIHPNNSRRVIRALEVIHFSGKRFSGQADREAEPHYDALLIGLDTDRSVLYERINRRVDLMVAGGLVEEAKALFDRQLPAKTQATRGIGYKEWFAYFNGEVTFEEATEMLKQNSRRYAKRQLTWFRNRMSGIHWFDLVQNDQEMQKIEDSVDSFLA; encoded by the coding sequence GTGTCTGAAACAACAAAAAGAAAATTATCTAAAATCATGGTCATTGTCGGCCCTACAGCAGTCGGAAAAACCGCACTTAGCATCCGACTGGCAAAAAAATACAACGGCGAAATCATCAACGGAGATTCCATGCAGGTATACAAAGGCTTGGACATCGGGACCGCGAAGGTGACCGAGGAAGAAGCAGAAGGCATCCCGCATCATCTGTTGGATATCGTTCCGATTGAGCAGGATTACACTGCGTCCGACTTCAAAAGGGACGCAAGACTAGCCATCGAGGCGATCATCGCAAGAGGCAAGCTTCCGATTGTGGTCGGAGGTTCGGGCCTTTATATAGAAGGACTTTTGTTTGATATGCAGTTCGGCGGTGTGGCTGCCGAAGATCTTCACTACCGGAAACAATTGGAAGCTGAATTGGAACGGACCGATGCCATGCATGTATGGAAGCAATTGCAGGGGCAGGATCCCAAAGCGGCTGAACAGATCCACCCGAACAACAGCAGAAGGGTCATCCGCGCTTTGGAAGTGATCCATTTCAGCGGGAAACGCTTCTCGGGTCAGGCCGATCGGGAAGCAGAGCCTCATTATGATGCACTCTTGATCGGTCTTGACACCGATCGAAGCGTTCTTTACGAGCGCATCAACCGGCGCGTTGATCTGATGGTTGCAGGCGGACTGGTTGAAGAAGCAAAAGCCCTCTTTGACAGGCAATTGCCTGCCAAGACGCAAGCGACGAGAGGCATCGGATACAAAGAATGGTTCGCTTATTTCAATGGTGAGGTCACATTTGAAGAGGCCACAGAAATGCTGAAGCAAAATTCAAGGCGCTATGCCAAGAGGCAGTTGACCTGGTTCCGGAACAGAATGAGCGGCATCCATTGGTTTGATCTGGTTCAGAACGATCAAGAGATGCAGAAAATCGAAGATTCAGTCGACTCGTTCTTAGCCTAA
- the xseA gene encoding exodeoxyribonuclease VII large subunit: MEPVYLSVTALTKYIKRKFDADPYLERVYLTGEISNYRPRPGHQYFSLKDDHAVISAVMYKGRFDKLTFKPKEGMKVMLIGRVNVYESGGTYNIMVEHMEPDGVGALYQAFSELKEKLTREGLFSLPKKKLPVFPKRIAIVTSSSGAVIRDIMTTVKRRYPIVQLVLYPTIVQGKDSAANIIKNLKAIEQKGDFDVVIVARGGGSIEDLWSFNEETVVRQIAAMSVPVISSVGHETDTTLADFVADVRAATPTAAAELSVPVLSDVIRYIHQIDNRLYQKMRHLHTIQKQRLNRAMQSYIFRQPERMYEGYAIKADQAQQRLANQMQQQIQLRSNELQRLQLRLENRNPAREVQLAGNRRQQLADELQRAMGRYLKQKEMHLTSAMQSLDLLSPLKIMSRGYTYTTRNGDVVASVKELHSGDKLKVNFSDGYAEAEVKHVVEEK, from the coding sequence TTGGAACCTGTCTATCTCAGCGTCACCGCTCTAACCAAATACATCAAAAGAAAATTTGATGCCGATCCTTATCTCGAACGTGTCTACCTTACTGGTGAAATATCCAATTATCGTCCGCGTCCGGGCCATCAATACTTCAGTCTGAAGGATGACCATGCCGTCATCTCGGCAGTGATGTACAAAGGCAGATTCGACAAGTTGACCTTCAAGCCCAAGGAAGGGATGAAGGTCATGCTCATCGGACGGGTGAATGTCTACGAATCGGGCGGAACCTACAATATCATGGTCGAGCATATGGAACCGGATGGGGTCGGTGCTTTGTACCAAGCGTTTTCGGAACTGAAGGAAAAATTAACGCGCGAAGGGTTATTTTCCCTGCCGAAGAAAAAGCTCCCAGTATTTCCGAAACGCATCGCCATAGTCACCAGTTCAAGCGGTGCCGTCATCCGGGACATCATGACGACTGTGAAAAGAAGATACCCGATCGTCCAGCTCGTGCTCTATCCGACCATTGTGCAAGGAAAGGATTCAGCTGCCAACATCATAAAGAATCTGAAAGCAATTGAGCAAAAAGGTGATTTTGATGTGGTCATCGTCGCAAGAGGTGGCGGCTCCATTGAGGATCTTTGGTCCTTCAATGAGGAAACAGTCGTCCGCCAAATAGCGGCCATGAGTGTCCCGGTCATCTCTTCCGTAGGGCATGAAACGGATACGACGTTGGCCGACTTTGTTGCGGATGTCCGCGCCGCTACTCCAACAGCAGCGGCGGAGTTGTCTGTGCCTGTGTTGAGCGATGTCATCCGTTATATCCATCAGATCGACAACAGACTCTATCAAAAGATGCGGCATCTGCACACGATACAAAAACAGCGATTGAATCGCGCCATGCAATCCTATATCTTCAGACAACCGGAGAGGATGTATGAAGGCTATGCCATCAAAGCGGATCAGGCACAACAACGCCTGGCAAATCAGATGCAGCAGCAGATCCAACTGCGGTCAAATGAGCTGCAAAGGCTGCAATTGCGCCTTGAAAACCGCAATCCTGCAAGGGAAGTGCAGCTGGCCGGCAATCGCAGACAACAGCTCGCCGATGAGCTGCAAAGGGCCATGGGTCGCTATTTGAAACAAAAGGAAATGCACCTGACATCGGCTATGCAATCGTTGGACTTGTTGAGTCCGTTGAAGATCATGTCGCGCGGGTACACTTATACGACAAGGAACGGGGACGTAGTCGCCTCCGTCAAAGAGTTGCACAGCGGCGATAAATTGAAGGTGAATTTTTCGGATGGTTATGCCGAAGCAGAAGTAAAACATGTGGTGGAGGAAAAATGA
- a CDS encoding glycerophosphodiester phosphodiesterase → MAYTKIIAHRGSRGTRPENTLESFQEALKVASDGIELDVHLTKDGEVVVIHDETVDRTTSGKGYVKEMTLEQLKKLDAGSWFDPKYSNARIPTLQEVLTLLAENHFSGVLNVELKTDVFQYPAIEEKVLALAEPYLAQFSVIYSSFHYETLKKIKALRQDSKIALLFSKKGKQQMELGEGITVEGWHPKFSILRSLPPFEQSKIPLRVWTVNRKVEMQVCLRKNIDSMITDYPERALQMRKVIQGV, encoded by the coding sequence TTGGCATACACTAAAATCATCGCGCATAGGGGCAGTCGTGGAACCCGACCAGAAAATACGCTTGAGTCTTTTCAGGAAGCGCTGAAAGTTGCAAGCGACGGCATTGAATTGGACGTCCATCTGACTAAAGATGGTGAAGTCGTGGTCATCCATGATGAGACCGTGGACCGCACGACATCCGGAAAAGGCTATGTAAAAGAGATGACGCTGGAACAATTGAAAAAATTGGATGCCGGCAGCTGGTTCGATCCGAAATACAGCAACGCCCGCATCCCGACGCTCCAAGAGGTGTTGACCCTTTTGGCTGAGAATCATTTTTCAGGCGTCCTTAATGTTGAATTGAAGACGGATGTGTTTCAATATCCCGCAATCGAAGAAAAGGTGCTTGCTTTGGCAGAGCCTTATCTTGCCCAATTTTCGGTCATCTACTCCAGTTTCCATTATGAGACCTTGAAAAAAATCAAGGCGTTGCGCCAAGACTCGAAAATTGCCCTACTTTTCAGCAAGAAAGGCAAGCAACAAATGGAGCTGGGTGAAGGCATCACTGTAGAGGGTTGGCATCCGAAATTCTCGATTCTGCGCAGTCTGCCCCCTTTCGAACAATCCAAGATCCCGCTACGCGTTTGGACGGTGAATCGAAAGGTCGAAATGCAAGTCTGTCTGCGCAAAAATATCGATTCGATGATCACGGATTATCCGGAACGCGCACTGCAGATGAGAAAGGTGATTCAGGGTGTCTGA